CTTTGGATATGAGCAGTTTCGCCACTTCAATACGACCGTTCAGTATATTTTTATTGAACACCACATCTTTACTGGAGGCAGAAATATGTAAGGGTGAGGATCCTTTGGGATCTCTCGCATTCACATCTGCCCCTTTTGATATGAGAAGCTCCGCAACTTCTCTGTTGCCTTTAAAGGCCGCCTTATGCAGTGGCGTCCATCCAAAATCTCCCTTTTTATTGACAAGTCGTGGATTCCTCTTCAGAATCTTTTCGATTTTCTTGACATCACCGGATTCCAGAGCGGAATGAATGCCTCCCGATGATATCGTATTGATGATAATAAAAGAACCAATCACCACAATCAGGATTATCATCATCAAGTATGCTGAGCGTTTATGCATGACTCACCAGAAGCTTCGATTCTATCAGATTTGGATCCAAGAGTGTTGTTCCCCCTGCCTGGGCGATTTTTGAATGCAGTCATTCAGATTCATGCCAGTTATCCTCGAGAGTGGATCTTTCCGCTTCCAGCCAATTGTATC
This genomic interval from Candidatus Eremiobacterota bacterium contains the following:
- a CDS encoding ankyrin repeat domain-containing protein; this encodes MHKRSAYLMMIILIVVIGSFIIINTISSGGIHSALESGDVKKIEKILKRNPRLVNKKGDFGWTPLHKAAFKGNREVAELLISKGADVNARDPKGSSPLHISASSKDVVFNKNILNGRIEVAKLLISKGADKDAKANNGSTALHIAAQEGSLKIAELLVMGGADADARDNNGRTPRELAAEKKHPEIVDFLDKARNNK